DNA from Tsuneonella dongtanensis:
GAGTCGCAGCGTGCGCTGGTGTGCGTAGGCATTGGCAAGACCGAAGTCGTCGCTCACGCCGCCTGCACCGTGCGCCTGGATGGCATCGTCGATGATCCGCAGCGCCATGTTGGGTGCCTGCACCTTGATCATGGCGATCTCCTGCGCGGCCGACTTGTTGCCGACCTTGTCCATCATGTCGGCCGCCTTGAGGCAAAGCAGGCGGGTCATCTCGATGTCGATGCGGGCACGGGCGACGCGCTCTTCCCAGACCGAGTGCTGGTAGATCGGCTTGCCGAATGCCTCGCGGATCTGCAGCCGCCTGCACATCTTGGCGAGCGCCTCTTCCGCGACGCCGATCGTGCGCATGCAGTGGTGGATGCGGCCGGGCCCGAGCCGTCCCTGCGCGATCTCGAACCCACGCCCTTCGCCGAGCAGGATGTTCGAGGCCGGCACGCGCACGTCCTTGAGCACGATCTCCATGTGTCCGTGCGGACTGTCGTCGTAGCCGAAGACCGGCAGGAAGCGCTTGATGTGCACGCCTTCGGCATCGAGCGGGACGATGATCTGCGACTGCTGCTGGTGGCGCTTGGCTTCGAAATCGGTCTTGCCCATCAGGATCGCGACCTTGCAGCGCGGGTCACCGGCGCCGCTCGACCACCATTTGGTCCCGTTGATGACGTAGTGGTCGCCGTCGCGAACGATGCGGCATTCGATATTCGTGGCGTCGGACGAAGCGACCGCCGGTTCGGTCATCAGGAAGGCCGAACGGATTTCGCCTTCCATCAGCGGCTTCAGCCACTCGTCCTTCTGCTCGCGGGTGCCATAACGGTGGAACACTTCCATGTTCCCGGTATCGGGTGCCGAGCAGTTGAATACCTCGCTGGACCAGCCCACCCGGCCCATTTCCTCGGCGCAAAGCGCATACTCGAGGTTGGTGAGCCCGGGCCCGTCGAAGTCGAACGTGTCGTCGACGTGAGGGCGGCCCGACTGCGGCGGCATGAAGAGGTTCCAGATGCCCTGCGCCTTGGCGCGCGCCTTCTCCTCCTCGAGCACTGGATTTACGCCCCAGCGATCCTTCTCGTGAGCGGCCTTGTACTCGTCGCTTCGCGGTCGGATGTGGGTGTCGATGAAGTGGCGGACACGGTCGCGCCAATGCTTCTGGCGGTCGGTGGGTTCGAAATCCATGACGGTTACGTCCTTCCTTGCAATCGATCGTCTGGTGGCAGAGCGGGGCGCGATAGCCAAGCCCCGCCGGGTGAATTCACGGGTGCATTGTTCGCGCCTCTGGATCTGCGAGCGCGGCATCGGCCAGCAGCGCGAGCCGCGCCTCGTGGTCTTCGCGCGTGATCGGGAAACGGCGGATGACGAGCGCCACCACGATCGCCAGCACGGCGATGCAAACGACATAGGCCAGGGTAAGGTGGGCAATCACCGAAGGCGCCACATCTCCGGGACTGGCGTTGGTTGGCATGCCCGAAAGGCTGAGCAGGAAGCCGGTTACGAATATCCCGACACCCGTCGAACACTTGGCCGCGAAGAACGCCCCGGCAGCAAAGGTGCCTTCCGATCGGCGTCCCGTTTGCTCCTCCGACGCTTCGACGACATCGGCGAGCATCGACCAGAGCGACATCGTCATCACCACGCTGAACATGTTGGAAATGAAAGTGGAGGCGAACATCATGGTGAGCGATGCGGTCGACCCGTCCGGCCACCACAGGCCCAGGTAGCGCAAGGTCAGCGGCAGCGCCCAGAATACCATCCCTACGATCGCGCCCCCGATCGCCACTTCGCGCTTTCCGAAACGCCGGTGAAGCGGGGTGACCAGCAGGAAGCTGCCGACGACGCTGGCGAACAGCATCAGCGGATAAAGCTGGAGCGCCACGGGGGGGAAGCGCCAGACGAAGATGTAAAGGTAGTTCGACAGCGAAAAGGTGATCCCCTGGCTGGTTATCGCCGCGATGAGCGCAAACATCAGGACCAGGAACGCAGGGTGGCCCAGGCTCTCGCGGATGTCCGACACCGCGCCACCGATCCCCTTCAGTTCGTCTGCCGGGCGCGGAGGCGGGCGATGCGCGACCCATTTGTGCTGGCCGATTGCCGACACGAGGACGGTGATCACCATGAGGGCGGCGCCTGCGATTCCGTAGAGCTGGTAACCGTCGCGCGCGAGCATCGCATTCGGCAGGAAGACGCCATAGGCCAGCAACAGCATCAGCAGACCGCCGCCCCATGCAAACAGGAAACGCGTGCGCGTCAGCCGGGTCCGCTCGTCGTAATCGCGCGTGATTTCGGCGACGAGCGCGGCTGAGGGGACTTCGCAGAACGCGACCGCCGCGCGGACGGCGATTGCCGAGGCGAGCAGGACCGGGAAGCTCGCCGCGCCCACCGGAGACCACAGCAAGACCCACAAAAGGCCAAGCGGGATCGCTGCCAGGTACAGATACGGCAGGCGCCGACCCCAGCGCGTATCGGTGCGATCGCTGATGTGACCGACAACCGGGTCGATGAGCCCGTCGAATACCAGCGCGATCAGCAAAGCCAGGCTGACGAGCCGGGCATCCATCCCAAGGACCTGGTTGTAGAAAAGAAGGAGGAACGTGGAAAATCCGTTGTCCTTGATTCCGTAAGCGACGCTGCCGAGGCCGTTGGCGAAGACGAGGCGGCCCGGAACTCGACCCGCGACCTGATGCGTCGGCGCGGCCGCCACGGCGGTCACGAGGGCGACCCGGCCCTGGCCTGCTCTTCCAGAGCCATAAGCGCGGCAAGGGGGCTTGGCGCTTCGGGATCCCAGCTCGGTCGCTGCCCGATGGTCAGGCCCCCGTCGACCAAGAGGCCGGTGCCATTCACGAAGCTGGCGGCTTCGCTGGCGAGATAAGCGCAGGCCTCGGCGATATCGCGCGGTTGCCCGCCGCGCCTGACCGGCTGCGCGTTTGCGCTCGCCTGCGCGATCATCGCCTTTGCGATAGCCTTCGTATCGTCGGGAACTTCGAGAGAAGCGGTAAAGATGTTCGTGTTGATAAATCCCGGCAGGATCGCGTTCACGCGTATGCCGAACTGTGCAAGGTCTGCCGCGGCGACCTTGCTGAGATGAAGCACCCCGCACTTGGCGACCGCATAGGCCGTTGGCGAGTAACCCGACCCTGTCGCGGCCACGCTTGCCGTGTTCACGATCGCTGCACCCTGCCGCCCGATCATGTGGGGCACCGCATAGCGAATGCCGAACGCGACCGACCTCAGGAGGAGGTCCATCGTCCTGTCCCACTCGTCGGGCTCGATCTCGTGAATCTTCGCCCGCGCGCCTCCGGCCCCGGCATTGTTGAAGACCACGTCGATGCCGCCGGTTTCGGCAGCTGCTCGGTCCATCAAGGCCTTGATGTCATCGGTCGAGCAGACGTCGCACTGCTGGAAGCGAATGTCCCCTGCGCCTTCCGACACCAGCCGCTCGACGCCCGCGCCGTCGATGTCGGCGGCGAACACGACCGCACCCTCGCGGGCGAAAAGACGTGCTGTTTCCGCCCCGATACCCGAGGCCGCACCGGTCACGACCACGGTCTTGCCAGAGAATCGCATGGCCCCTCCCAGCTGATTTGTATGAGCGGTAGGGTAGGCGGATAGCGAGGTTCGTCAACGGGCCAAATGCTTCCGTTACGGCATCCTCGTAAAAGCGGTATGGCCGAAATCGGGTCTTGCCCCGACTCTGGAAACGGCTTTACGTGTGCGTCAACGAGAGGAGACCCGGACATGGCCGATCTTGAAGCCTTCCGCGCCGAAACCCGCGCGTGGCTCGAAGCGAATTGCCCACCCGAAATGCGCCAGCCGGTGCAGGACGAATCGGACGTCTACTGGGGCGGTCGTCGCGCGACCTTCAAGAATGACGCGCAGAAGGCATGGTTCGAAGCGTGTCGGGACAAGGGCTACACGGTTCCAGCGTGGCCGAAGGAGTATGGGGGCGCCGGGCTCTCGCCGGCGGAGGCCAAGGTTCTGCGCGAGGAGATGGCGCGCATTTCCGCTCGTCCCCCTCTTTCGAGCTTCGGCATCTGGATGCTTGGGCCGGCGCTGCTGCACTTCGGCACCGAAGGGCAGAAGAAGCACTTCCTGAACCAGATCGCCCGTGGCGAAATCCGCTGGTGCCAGGGCTATTCCGAACCTGGCTCGGGTTCTGACCTCGTGAGCTTGCAGACTTTCGGCGAGGACAAGGGCGATCACTGGATCGTGAACGGTCAGAAGATCTGGACCAGCTACGCCGACAAGGCCGACTGGATCTTCTGCCTCGTGCGCACCGACAAGGCGAACAAGTACCAGGGCATCACCTTCATGCTCTACGACATGGAAACGCCTGGGGTCACTACGAAGCCCATCCTGCTGATCAGCGGTAACTCGCCGTTCTGCGAGACATTCTTCGACGACGTGAAGGTGCCCAAGTCGTATGGCGAGGACATTCCCGCGCAGGTGGGTGAGGTCAATCGCGGCTGGGACGTCGCAAAGTACTTGCTCGGCCACGAGCGCGAGATGATCTCGGGGGCCGACGGCGGCGCGCGCACCAGCGCGATCGGCGCTGCGATGAAGCGCAGTGCGGGCGAACTCGACCCGCTCCTCCGCGCCGAGCTGGCGATGTTCGATGTCGACGCGCTCGCCTATGCCTGTATGGGCGAAAAATTCCTCGACGAGATCAAGGTCGGCAAGGCGCATCCGGCCCAGCCGAACATGATGAAGTACGCCGGGACCGAGCTGAACAAGCGTCGCCACGAATTGTTCATGGCCGCGGGCGGCTCGACCGCGCTCGAATGGGATAGCGAGGAGACTCGCGGCGGAGCGCGGGCGCGCGAGTGGCTGCGGACCAAGGCCAATTCGATCGAGGGCGGTACCAGCGAAGTCATGCTCGGCGTCGTCGCCAAGCGCATTCTCGAACTCCCGGGGGCCTGATCGATGCCACTCTATCACACCGAAGACCAGGCGATGCTCGCCGAAACCGCCGCGCAGTTCATGGGCGAGGAAGGCGCGATCGGGAAACAGTTGCGACACTGGCGCGACCGGGGCTGCAAGGACGGGTTCGGCCACGACCTGTGGAAGCAGATGGCCGAGATGGGCTTCACCGGCCTGCTGGTGCCCGAAGCGGACGGCGGGCTCGGCATGGGCCACGTCGAAGCCGGGATCGTGCTTGAGGAAATCGGCCGCAACCTCACTCCGTCGCCGTTCCTGACCAGCTCGGTCATGGCCGCGAGCGCGCTCGCCCACGCCAGCGCGGAAGGCAAGGGGCGTTGGCTCCCCGGGCTGATCGCGGGCGACAGCGTGTTCGCTGTTGCGATCGATGAAGGCGCCAAGCACCGGCCCGAGCGCATCGCCACCCGCGCCGAGAAGTCGGGCAACGGGTTTCGCCTGACGGGCAAGAAGGACTTCGTCGTCCACGGCGCCAGCGCCGACATGATCGTGGTCGCCGCACGCACCGCGGGAGCCGACGACGACGAGGACGGCGTCACGCTGTTCGCGGTGCCGAAGGATGCGGCGGGCCTCGGTCACAACTCGGTACGGCTGGTCGACAGCTCGATGGCCAGCCACGTCACGCTCGACGGGGTGGAACTGGACGGCGATGCGGTGATCGGCGAGGTCGACGGCGGGCGCACCGTGCTCAACAAAGTACTCGACGCGGGGCGCGTCGGCGCGGCTGCCGAGGGGATCGGCGTCGCGCGCGGATCGATGGACATGACCGTCGACTACCTCAAGCAGCGCAAGCAGTTCGGCAAGCTGATCGGCGAGTTCCAGGCGCTGCAGCACCGTGCCGCGCACCTCTATTCGGAAGTCGAGATCGCCCGCGCCGCGACGATCAAGGCGCAGCAACTGCTGGATGCCGGAAGCGAACAGGCGAGCCTCATGGCGTCGGTCGCCAAGGCCAAGGTCGGCAAGGCGGCAGGACTCGCGGTCAAGGAAGGCGTGCAGATGCACGGCGGCATCGGCATGACCGACGAGTACGACATCGGACTATACATGAAGCGCGACCGCGCGCTCGCCGAGTTCATGGGCGATGTGTACTACCACGCCGACCGCGTGGCGCGGCTGAGCGGCTACTGACCGGAGAAGATGCGATGACCCTCGAAGACATGTTCAGCCTCAAAGGCCGCGTCGCGCTGGTGACCGGCGGCAGCCGCGGGATCGGCAAGATGATCGTCGAGGGATTTCTCGCGGCGGGCATCGACAGGGTCTATATCTCGGCCCGCAAGATCAACGAGATCGAAGAGACCTGCACAGAGCTTGGCGACAAGGTCATCGGCATTCAGGGCGATATCTCGACGATGGCCGGGATCGACGCGCTGGTCGAAGAGATTTCCGCGCGCGAGTCGAGGCTCGACATCCTCGTCAACAATGCCGGCGCTGCGTGGGGTAACGATTATCTCGACTTCCCCGAGGCCGGTTGGGACAAGGTGATGGACCTGAACGTCAAATCACCGTTTTTCCTGACACAGAAGCTGCACAAGCTCCTGACCGCGGGCGCCAGCCAGGCTCATCCTTCCAAGGTCATCAACATCGCCTCGGTGGACGGTCTCCGGATCAATCCGTGGGAAACCTACAGCTACCAAGCGTCCAAGGCCGCGCTGATCCACCTGACGCGCCGGATGGCCGCGCGGCTGGTTAAGGACCACGTCTACGTCACCGCGATCGCGCCGGGCGCGTTTCCCTCAAGCATGAACAAGGTCGCCCGCGACCATGCCGATACCAGCAGCAAGGGCATTCCCAACAAGCGGGTCGGCGACAAGTACGACATGGGCGGAAGCGCGGTCTACCTGGCGAGCCGGGCCGGCGACTACACTATCGGCGAGACGCTCACCGTGGACGGCGGCATCGTCAACGCACACCTCCCGAGCCATTTTGCAGAACCGTCATAGTGGCGATGTGATTGCCATTGGCGTAATCGGCTACTAGCAAGGCGATAACGCGCACCGGAGCACCGAGGTCGGGAGTGCGAACATCGGGTCGCAGCAAGAAGCTGCTCGGGGGACTGGGGGGTTCCTGATGACCGATGCCGAGATCGCGGCCACCGCCGCGCCCGTCAAGAAATCCGATCGCATAGACTCGCTGGATATTCTGCGCGGGATCGCCGTGTTCGGCATCCTGCTGATGAACATATCGGCGTTCGGCCTGATCTGGCAGGCCTACGGAAACCCGTATGCCGCCGGCGGGACCGATCCGCTCAACCTGCGCCTTTTCGAGATCATGAATGTCGGCTTCGAGGGGACGATGCGGGGCATCTTCTCCCTGCTGTTCGGTGCTGGCATCGTGCTCATGACCGAACGGATGGAGAGCAGCGGCGCCGGGCTGACGACCGCGGAAATCCACTTCCGCCGGATGAGTTGGCTGATGCTGTTCGGCTTCGTCCACTGGGCGCTGCTGCTGTGGACCGGCGAAATCTTGTTCGCCTATTCGCTGTGCGGGTTCCTGCTGTTCGCCTTTCGCAAGATGGCGGCGAAATGGCAGTTCGCGATCGGGATCGCTGCGCTGGCAGTGGCAGCCGTGGTGCTCAACAGCGACTATCACGATACGGTCGAACTGTCCGAGACTGCAGAGCAGCTCGAGGCGGTGGTCGCCAGTGGCGGGACGCTCGATCCCGAGCAGCAGATGGCGCTCGACGAGTGGAACGAAATGGTGATGCACACCACTCCAACCGCGGAGAGCACCGCCATGTTCGAGGCGTGGCACTCTGGTTCATACCCCGAGGCTGTCGCGGGGCAGTGGGAGTTCAGCCGCGACTTCCAGTGGAACGACCTGCCGTTCTGGCTTTTCACGGACATGATGCCGTTCATGCTGATCGGCATGGCCCTGCTGAAATGGCGCGTGCTTTCGGCCGAGCGCGAAGCGAAGTTCTACGCGCTGATGATGGGGGTGGGCTACGCCATCGGAATCCCCCTCGGGATTTACGAACTCGGCATCCTGCAGGCGGGCGACTACGGCGCCGTGGCGTCGGCCGAGGCGTCGCGCACCTACGAGTTCAGCCGGCTCGCGATGGTTTTCGGCCATCTGGGACTGGTGCTGCTCGTGATCCGCCTTGGCGTGCTCCGCTGGCTGCAGCGCGGATTCGCGGCGGCGGGGCAGATGGCGCTGTCGAACTACATCGGCCAGACGCTGATCTGCACTGCGCTGTTCTACGGCTTCGGGTTCGGGCTCTACGGCCAGCTCGACCGGTCCCAGCTCTACCTTCTGGTGCTGACGATCGCGGCGGTCGAGATGACGATCAGCGTCATCTGGCTGAAGAATTTTCGCTTCGGCCCGCTCGAATGGGTCTGGCGTTCGCTGACCTACTGGAAGCCGCAGCCGATGCGGCTGTCCGGCGGC
Protein-coding regions in this window:
- a CDS encoding acyl-CoA dehydrogenase family protein — protein: MDFEPTDRQKHWRDRVRHFIDTHIRPRSDEYKAAHEKDRWGVNPVLEEEKARAKAQGIWNLFMPPQSGRPHVDDTFDFDGPGLTNLEYALCAEEMGRVGWSSEVFNCSAPDTGNMEVFHRYGTREQKDEWLKPLMEGEIRSAFLMTEPAVASSDATNIECRIVRDGDHYVINGTKWWSSGAGDPRCKVAILMGKTDFEAKRHQQQSQIIVPLDAEGVHIKRFLPVFGYDDSPHGHMEIVLKDVRVPASNILLGEGRGFEIAQGRLGPGRIHHCMRTIGVAEEALAKMCRRLQIREAFGKPIYQHSVWEERVARARIDIEMTRLLCLKAADMMDKVGNKSAAQEIAMIKVQAPNMALRIIDDAIQAHGAGGVSDDFGLANAYAHQRTLRLADGPDEVHARAIARMEFARHAPNVQPPGEPEFSSGDLAVTR
- a CDS encoding MFS transporter, with product MTAVAAAPTHQVAGRVPGRLVFANGLGSVAYGIKDNGFSTFLLLFYNQVLGMDARLVSLALLIALVFDGLIDPVVGHISDRTDTRWGRRLPYLYLAAIPLGLLWVLLWSPVGAASFPVLLASAIAVRAAVAFCEVPSAALVAEITRDYDERTRLTRTRFLFAWGGGLLMLLLAYGVFLPNAMLARDGYQLYGIAGAALMVITVLVSAIGQHKWVAHRPPPRPADELKGIGGAVSDIRESLGHPAFLVLMFALIAAITSQGITFSLSNYLYIFVWRFPPVALQLYPLMLFASVVGSFLLVTPLHRRFGKREVAIGGAIVGMVFWALPLTLRYLGLWWPDGSTASLTMMFASTFISNMFSVVMTMSLWSMLADVVEASEEQTGRRSEGTFAAGAFFAAKCSTGVGIFVTGFLLSLSGMPTNASPGDVAPSVIAHLTLAYVVCIAVLAIVVALVIRRFPITREDHEARLALLADAALADPEARTMHP
- a CDS encoding SDR family NAD(P)-dependent oxidoreductase, coding for MRFSGKTVVVTGAASGIGAETARLFAREGAVVFAADIDGAGVERLVSEGAGDIRFQQCDVCSTDDIKALMDRAAAETGGIDVVFNNAGAGGARAKIHEIEPDEWDRTMDLLLRSVAFGIRYAVPHMIGRQGAAIVNTASVAATGSGYSPTAYAVAKCGVLHLSKVAAADLAQFGIRVNAILPGFINTNIFTASLEVPDDTKAIAKAMIAQASANAQPVRRGGQPRDIAEACAYLASEAASFVNGTGLLVDGGLTIGQRPSWDPEAPSPLAALMALEEQARAGSPS
- a CDS encoding acyl-CoA dehydrogenase family protein codes for the protein MADLEAFRAETRAWLEANCPPEMRQPVQDESDVYWGGRRATFKNDAQKAWFEACRDKGYTVPAWPKEYGGAGLSPAEAKVLREEMARISARPPLSSFGIWMLGPALLHFGTEGQKKHFLNQIARGEIRWCQGYSEPGSGSDLVSLQTFGEDKGDHWIVNGQKIWTSYADKADWIFCLVRTDKANKYQGITFMLYDMETPGVTTKPILLISGNSPFCETFFDDVKVPKSYGEDIPAQVGEVNRGWDVAKYLLGHEREMISGADGGARTSAIGAAMKRSAGELDPLLRAELAMFDVDALAYACMGEKFLDEIKVGKAHPAQPNMMKYAGTELNKRRHELFMAAGGSTALEWDSEETRGGARAREWLRTKANSIEGGTSEVMLGVVAKRILELPGA
- a CDS encoding acyl-CoA dehydrogenase family protein, yielding MPLYHTEDQAMLAETAAQFMGEEGAIGKQLRHWRDRGCKDGFGHDLWKQMAEMGFTGLLVPEADGGLGMGHVEAGIVLEEIGRNLTPSPFLTSSVMAASALAHASAEGKGRWLPGLIAGDSVFAVAIDEGAKHRPERIATRAEKSGNGFRLTGKKDFVVHGASADMIVVAARTAGADDDEDGVTLFAVPKDAAGLGHNSVRLVDSSMASHVTLDGVELDGDAVIGEVDGGRTVLNKVLDAGRVGAAAEGIGVARGSMDMTVDYLKQRKQFGKLIGEFQALQHRAAHLYSEVEIARAATIKAQQLLDAGSEQASLMASVAKAKVGKAAGLAVKEGVQMHGGIGMTDEYDIGLYMKRDRALAEFMGDVYYHADRVARLSGY
- a CDS encoding SDR family oxidoreductase, producing MTLEDMFSLKGRVALVTGGSRGIGKMIVEGFLAAGIDRVYISARKINEIEETCTELGDKVIGIQGDISTMAGIDALVEEISARESRLDILVNNAGAAWGNDYLDFPEAGWDKVMDLNVKSPFFLTQKLHKLLTAGASQAHPSKVINIASVDGLRINPWETYSYQASKAALIHLTRRMAARLVKDHVYVTAIAPGAFPSSMNKVARDHADTSSKGIPNKRVGDKYDMGGSAVYLASRAGDYTIGETLTVDGGIVNAHLPSHFAEPS
- a CDS encoding DUF418 domain-containing protein yields the protein MTDAEIAATAAPVKKSDRIDSLDILRGIAVFGILLMNISAFGLIWQAYGNPYAAGGTDPLNLRLFEIMNVGFEGTMRGIFSLLFGAGIVLMTERMESSGAGLTTAEIHFRRMSWLMLFGFVHWALLLWTGEILFAYSLCGFLLFAFRKMAAKWQFAIGIAALAVAAVVLNSDYHDTVELSETAEQLEAVVASGGTLDPEQQMALDEWNEMVMHTTPTAESTAMFEAWHSGSYPEAVAGQWEFSRDFQWNDLPFWLFTDMMPFMLIGMALLKWRVLSAEREAKFYALMMGVGYAIGIPLGIYELGILQAGDYGAVASAEASRTYEFSRLAMVFGHLGLVLLVIRLGVLRWLQRGFAAAGQMALSNYIGQTLICTALFYGFGFGLYGQLDRSQLYLLVLTIAAVEMTISVIWLKNFRFGPLEWVWRSLTYWKPQPMRLSGGGSGPVPGQMLGAT